Within the Leptospira ryugenii genome, the region ATAAAGAATGATTGGAAGTTAACAAAGTGAGTTTATCCTGTTCATACCTGCTATCTATCAAATCGTATAACTTTCGATTGCTAAATTCTGTTTCTTTTTGTACGCCAAAATCGTCAATGACGAGTACATCTACATTTGCCAATTCTCGTTCAATGAATCTCTCCTGGCCATGGGTATCACTATCTGTTTGGTAGGTATCTCGAATGGCGGAAAGAAAGTCTTTATTGACTTTCGCATATTTGCATCGTATTCCATATCTAAAGATTAGTTCGTTCAATATAACACAGGCTAATAATGTTTTACCAGAGCCAGTACCTCCCCAGAGATAAAAACCCTTTCTAGCAAACTTTGGATCCTCAAAATGATGGACAAGCTCATTGGCCCAATCGTGAGCTACAATAAAAGAGAGATCAGGGTCAGTGTTGGATTCTCCTAAATCGATTGTGGATAAAAACTGAAATTGATAGCGAGGGGGTATATTTGCTTGGTCTACCAAACGCTCGCATTTTTTGATCGAAAACCTTGCATTGTGGCAAACGCAAGGTATCATAGTATTTTGGCTTTTGTCATAGACCAGGTAGGGTGCCTGACCTTTCGCCT harbors:
- a CDS encoding ATP-binding protein — translated: MILSEITSFRDGNPQCKTCGGVGFYLEEQVRGSRAGALSLCHCVGMECNTCEAKGQAPYLVYDKSQNTMIPCVCHNARFSIKKCERLVDQANIPPRYQFQFLSTIDLGESNTDPDLSFIVAHDWANELVHHFEDPKFARKGFYLWGGTGSGKTLLACVILNELIFRYGIRCKYAKVNKDFLSAIRDTYQTDSDTHGQERFIERELANVDVLVIDDFGVQKETEFSNRKLYDLIDSRYEQDKLTLLTSNHSLSEWKERGQGRIFSRLNEMTKEIQLKCPDYRLKHAVDRSS